Proteins found in one Kwoniella bestiolae CBS 10118 chromosome 1, complete sequence genomic segment:
- a CDS encoding OPT family small oligopeptide transporter encodes MSDPSRPGTSSGRPTTSSGKKRVSTGRKRRQPTARLDTAASGISADELPEQEFYKEGDDEDDEDFDEEEDEEDEEVFAFHRPTTAAVPALGTISDYSTSQFGPSSSHLPTTAGTTSNFSTGPSDGHLNTPGLSDTPRSLSVDGKVPTPTGVIDVGGHLPELTYDKSNPPPFSGRYNPNNSSFAFTMSSADESNGGAPVIAKKSRRPHSGASLMDRLNRRRGKSSGSRLDTGTTNFTTTTDMTMSMISEDSGASEPGLSYRPTTSHHNKRMKSSAPLISESDLNSESGRGWSRGSYGMTELTGDMTIPDGKTTWGDGLGGLHKEASENGEESLGVLDPGMVEEDSPYPEVRASVSNIDDPEMPALTFRAWLLGLFFVIIGSGINTFFHFRTPAPYLSPLIVQVIVYPVGKFVAWSLPITTWTLPRFLGGSEFTFNPGPFNIKEHTVIVMMANVAIGPAYALYATVSSELYYKHKFGYGFDIMLILATQLTGFTMAGICRRFVVWPASMIWPGNLVVTTNLNTLHAEEDGFQGGMSRLRFLLICMGGAFAYYFFPGFIFTALSYFSYACWIAPKNKVVNQLFGISTGLGMGILTFDWTQITWIGSPLTAPWWAEVNVGVGFILFFWILVPILYYNNVWEFAYLPVNVIQAADRFGSAYDIFNILTPDIRLNTTAYAAYSPVYLSATFSMTFMLAFALATALLVHTALYHGPRIYRAVINIKTEADDIHMKLMKHYPEVPDWWYLALFAVVFTLAVTALEVYHTDLPVWGYIVAVLLPFVYIIPSAFIYAMTSQQPAINLLAELIPGYMFKGQPIPGMLCKVFTVQTVVTGLLFIQDLKLGHYMKVPPRATFVAQLTATVVACFIQSATKELMFAKIPDMCAAGQKSLLTCASTKVFFTSSIIWGLIGPDRLFSKGSLYHPQTYALIVGAVLPIPFWLWVRRYPKSIFRNLNLPVVFSGALYIPPASGINYSSWLLTGFIFQFWLRRKQFAWWSKYNYVLSAALDVGTALSAIAIFLFLGLPGASINWWGNTVYQKTADWDGDGASYLTAPETGFGPDTWKL; translated from the exons ATGTCAGATCCTTCGCGCCCTGGAACCAGTTCTGGGAGACCAACAACGTCGAGTGGGAAGAAGCGCGTGAGTACAGGTAGAAAGCGAAGGCAGCCTACAGCACGGTTGGATACTGCTGCATCGGGGATCAGCGCGGATGAACTGCCTGAACAAGAGTTCTacaaagaaggagatgacgaggatgatgaggactttgacgaggaggaggatgaagaggatgaagaagtgtTTGCGTTCCATCGacccaccaccgccgccGTACCTGCTTTGGGCACCATATCAGATTACTCTACATCCCAATTTGGTCCCTCCTCGAGTCATCTGCCCACTACCGCTGGAACCACTTCGAACTTCTCCACTGGCCCTTCGGACGGTCATCTGAATACGCCTGGGCTGAGCGATACTCCACGTTCGTTATCGGTAGATGGGAAAGTACCTACTCCAACGGgtgtgattgatgttggtggaCATTTACCGGAATTGACCTATGATAAATCCAACCCACCACCTTTCAGTGGAAGGTACAATCCCAATAACTCGTCTTTCGCATTTACCATGTCATCGGCGGACGAGTCCAATGGTGGCGCACCTGTTATAGCTAAGAAATCTAGAAGACCCCATTCAGGAGCATCGTTGATGGATAGATTAAATAggcgaagagggaaaagCTCAGGATCAAGGTTGGATACCGGTACGACCaacttcaccaccaccaccgataTGACCATGTCTATGATTTCTGAGGATTCCGGCGCGTCTGAACCTGGTTTGTCGTACAGACCTACCACTTCACATCATAACAAGCGAATGAAGTCTTCGGCACCGCTCATTTCGGAGAGTGATCTGAATAGTGAGAGcgggagagggtggagtAGAGGTAGTTATGGGATGACGGAGTTGACGGGCGATATGACTATACCTGATGGGAAGACTACttggggagatgggttgggCGGGCTTCATAAAGAGGCGAGTGAGAATGGGGAAGAGAGTCTGGGAGTACTGGATCCTgggatggtggaagaggatagtCCTTATCCTGAGGTTAGGGCTTCGGTATCGAACATCGATGATCCGGAAATGCCAG CACTTACCTTCAGAGCATGGTTGCTGGGATTattcttcgtcatcatcggtTCAGGTATCAACACCTTTTTCCACTTCCGTACACCTGCACCTTACCTTTCTCCCCTTATTGTTCA AGTGATTGTGTACCCAGTCGGTAAATTCGTGGCATGGTCACTCCCTATAACGACATGGACATTACCTCGTTTCCTCGGTGGTTCAGAGTTTACCTTCAACCCTGGACCTTTCAACATTAAAGAACATACCGTC ATCGTCATGATGGCGAACGTAGCTATCGGACCAGCTTATGCCCTTTACGCGACGGTATCAAGTGAACTGTACTACAAACATAAATTCGGTTATGGTTTCGATATCATGTTGATACTCGCGACTCAACTCACGGGATTCACCATGGCTGGTATATGTAGGCGATTCGTCGTTTGGCCAGCGTCGATGATTTGGCCTGGAAATCTGGTGGTGACTACCAACTTGAACACTTTACAcgctgaagaagatggtttCCAAGGTGGTATGAGCAGATTGAGGTTCTTGCTCATCTGTATGGGCGGAGCCTTTGCTTATTACTTCTTCCCCG GATTCATATTCACCGCTTTGTCATACTTCTCTTATGCCTGTTGGATCGCACCTAAAAACAAGGTTGTTAATCAATTATTCGGTATTTCCACTGGTCTCGGAATGGGTATCTTGACTTTCGATTGGACACAGATCACCTGGATCGGTTCTCCTCTGACTGCTCCATGGTGGGCTGAGGTCAATGTCGGTGTGGGattcatcttgttcttctggATCCTCGTTCCCATTCTATACTATAACAAT GTTTGGGAATTTGCCTATCTGCCAGTCAATGTCATCCAGGCTGCCGACCGATTTGGATCAGCTTACGAcatcttcaacatcctcaCGCCAGATATCAGATTGAACACCACAGCCTATGCTGCCTATTCGCCCGTCTACTTGTCCGCGACATTCTCAATGACCTTCATGTTGGCCTTTGCATTGGCTACTGCTTTGTTGGTCCACACCGCACTGTATCACGGACCAAGGATCTACCGAGCagtcatcaacatcaagacTGAAGCGGATGACATCCACATGAAATTGATGAAACATTACCCCGAAGTGCCCGACTGGTGGTATCTGGCTTTGTTCGCTGTTGTCTTCACCCTTGCTGTAACCGCTTTGGAAGTCTACCATACCGATTTACCCGTTTGGGGATACATCGTCGCTGTATTGCTTCCCTTTGTGTATATCATCCCATCGGCTTTCATCTACGCCATGACCTCCCAACAGCCCGCCATCAACCTTTTGGCAGAGTTGATACCTGGTTACATGTTCAAAGGTCAGCCCATCCCAGGTATG CTGTGCAAAGTATTTACCGTCCAAACGGTTGTAACGGGATTATTATTCATTCAAGATCTGAAATTAGGCCATTACATGAAGGTGCCGCCTCGAGCGACATTCGTCGCACAGTTAACGGCTACCGTTGTTGCATGCTTTATTCAGAGCGCAACCAAGGAATTGATGTTTGCTAAGATCCCGGATATGTGCGCTGCGGGTCAGAAATCTCTGTTGACTTGCGCTTCGACCAAAGTGTTTTTCACCTCTTCGATTATCTG GGGATTGATCGGACCCGACAGGTTATTCAGCAAAGGATCATTATATCACCCGCAGACTTACGCTCTCATCGTCGGAGCGGTCTTACCCATCCCCTTCTGGTTATGGGTCCGAAGATACCCCAAGTCGATCTTCAGAAACTTGAACTTGCCTGTCGTATTCAGTGGAGCATTGTACATACCCCCTGCATCGGGTATCAACTACTCTAGTTGGTTGTTGACGGGATTCATATTTCAATTttggttgaggaggaagcagtTTGCCTGGTGGTCCAAG TACAATTACGTTTTGTCCGCTGCTCTGGATGTAGGGACGGCCCTCTCGGCAATTGCCATTTTCCTTTTCTTGGGATTACCGGGCGCTTCGATCAATTGGTGGGGTAATACAGTGTATCAGAAAA CTGCCGAttgggatggtgatggtgctTCGTACCTTACTGCACCTGAGACAGGGTTCGGTCCGGATACATGGAAGTTGTAG